In the Pyrolobus fumarii 1A genome, one interval contains:
- a CDS encoding ATP-binding protein — protein sequence MYNGGVFVDAGYRTLLGTGFYDRREELERIAELLRAVRTLVIYGPRNVGKSELVRYFIARRLGRGALTGLTRRVVIVDARQRRVERYFGVERGLLGLLEEMLSSVTGLPRGLVGLLEELVSRLRPPILVFIDEFHLLFRGSLGDALVELEAVAGFLAKRGEEQIRLVVTVSEGFFATLGALHRLLGYSVGYLLVEPMSVGAFKALYEEYRGKHGCSIGFDLLTRLAGTSPGYLVDLCPRSGSLLEEWVLGELQRLSAALDLAAEAAGISREEAVRVATRLLRGEPAETPRERRLGEKLVEMNIAYPCQARLQRIYLPQLPLYKVALETAVNTGLENMDLDLQLIAGYEQFTLKRCSDIVSRPAGA from the coding sequence GTGTATAATGGCGGTGTTTTTGTCGATGCTGGTTATCGTACTCTGCTTGGCACTGGGTTCTACGATAGGCGTGAGGAGCTTGAGAGGATAGCGGAGCTTCTACGCGCTGTACGTACCCTCGTTATCTATGGGCCTAGGAATGTTGGGAAGAGTGAGCTAGTGAGGTACTTCATAGCCCGGAGGCTTGGCCGTGGAGCGTTAACCGGTCTTACTAGGAGGGTTGTCATCGTCGACGCTCGTCAGCGAAGAGTAGAGCGGTATTTTGGAGTGGAGCGTGGCTTGCTCGGATTACTCGAGGAGATGCTTAGTTCCGTGACGGGTTTGCCTCGTGGCCTGGTGGGGCTCCTGGAGGAGCTGGTCTCTAGGCTTCGGCCTCCAATCCTCGTGTTTATCGATGAGTTCCATCTCCTCTTCCGAGGTAGTCTTGGGGATGCACTGGTCGAGCTCGAGGCTGTGGCGGGATTCCTGGCTAAGAGGGGGGAGGAGCAGATCCGCCTGGTAGTTACGGTGAGCGAGGGCTTCTTTGCGACTCTCGGTGCGCTGCATAGGCTACTCGGCTACTCTGTCGGGTATCTGCTCGTGGAACCGATGAGTGTCGGAGCTTTCAAGGCTCTATACGAGGAGTATCGGGGCAAGCATGGTTGCAGCATTGGCTTTGATCTGTTAACCCGGCTGGCGGGCACCTCCCCCGGCTACCTGGTAGACCTGTGCCCCAGGAGCGGGAGCCTGCTAGAGGAATGGGTCCTTGGCGAGCTGCAACGGCTAAGTGCTGCGCTAGACCTTGCAGCTGAAGCTGCGGGTATTAGCAGAGAGGAGGCTGTACGTGTTGCCACTAGGCTCCTACGAGGCGAGCCTGCAGAAACTCCTAGAGAGCGGAGGCTAGGCGAGAAACTGGTAGAGATGAACATAGCGTATCCGTGCCAAGCGCGGTTACAGCGGATATATCTCCCTCAGCTCCCGCTCTACAAAGTCGCACTGGAAACAGCTGTAAACACGGGACTCGAGAATATGGACTTAGACTTACAGCTTATAGCCGGGTACGAACAATTTACATTGAAACGCTGCTCCGATATAGTGTCGCGCCCAGCTGGAGCCTAG
- a CDS encoding type II toxin-antitoxin system VapC family toxin yields the protein MGCSGERGEEGLSKLLFDASALYPLAKLLVKKPYITEKLLDRLAILDLTLYEACNAALIEHRRRLAQDPHRVCKFVANLAELIEVIRVQPAWLNGIMEVALKKRLTFYDAAYVYTATLYNYTLVTEDSDILRAHPNSIRASQLKLEETL from the coding sequence GTGGGTTGCAGCGGTGAGAGAGGCGAGGAGGGGTTAAGCAAGCTACTCTTCGACGCATCGGCTCTATATCCTCTAGCAAAGCTCCTTGTCAAGAAGCCATACATCACGGAGAAGCTCCTGGATAGGCTCGCGATACTCGACTTGACCCTCTACGAGGCTTGCAACGCCGCGCTTATCGAGCACCGTAGGAGGCTTGCACAAGACCCGCATAGGGTCTGTAAGTTTGTGGCTAACTTGGCCGAGCTTATCGAGGTTATAAGGGTGCAACCCGCGTGGCTCAATGGTATAATGGAGGTTGCACTTAAGAAGAGGTTGACCTTCTACGACGCCGCCTACGTTTACACCGCGACACTCTACAACTACACGCTTGTAACCGAGGATAGTGACATTCTACGTGCTCATCCTAATTCAATACGAGCATCGCAACTCAAGCTAGAAGAGACTTTGTGA
- a CDS encoding PaREP1 family protein, with the protein MIIVAIPRRLVDAIRRRGHVDVESFVLEAVERALDLDPEEELETRVAVAEHMLRRARDVLEKGDAVQASEKLYKAVEECIKVLACLEGLEECRRAREEGQWWTKLLSRAARKLSVRLNEPLVLEAWGHAYDLHVHGFHEHALDAENVARSVPVVEKLVSYTKRILGERIRRDGNKAG; encoded by the coding sequence ATGATTATTGTTGCTATCCCTCGGAGGCTTGTAGATGCTATCCGTAGACGCGGCCACGTAGACGTAGAGTCTTTCGTCTTGGAGGCTGTTGAGCGCGCATTGGATCTCGACCCTGAGGAGGAGCTGGAGACTCGTGTTGCTGTAGCCGAGCATATGCTTCGGCGTGCTAGGGATGTGCTCGAGAAGGGCGATGCCGTGCAGGCTAGCGAGAAGCTCTACAAGGCGGTAGAGGAGTGCATCAAGGTACTGGCCTGCCTCGAGGGCCTCGAGGAGTGTAGAAGAGCGAGAGAAGAAGGTCAATGGTGGACGAAACTGCTGAGTAGAGCTGCTCGTAAACTCTCCGTGAGGCTTAACGAGCCACTGGTGCTTGAAGCATGGGGACACGCGTACGACTTGCACGTCCACGGGTTTCACGAGCACGCGCTGGATGCAGAGAACGTGGCTAGGTCAGTCCCTGTTGTGGAGAAGCTAGTCAGCTACACCAAAAGGATACTTGGAGAGAGGATCCGGCGCGACGGCAACAAGGCCGGTTGA
- a CDS encoding PaREP1 family protein codes for MFIHSGRYMSHGFCEVTVTTRALERPLPKPQRDLTGYAGARLLESLLEALLALRFLEEGYTRNAAGKTFQAWRALIAALLALEKPRLDNLLRSEDERRWLEEVGIPRVPTARLKPLSRLLEQLGYKHIRSLTDTALNLHDYQYHGPDPGMTLSKYPDEEEARQDILYLVETLLEIVERVKPKLEEARAWSQEHEQALSHLRGKLRAS; via the coding sequence ATGTTTATACATTCTGGGAGATACATGTCACACGGGTTTTGCGAGGTGACGGTAACTACACGTGCCTTGGAGAGACCGCTGCCAAAGCCGCAGCGGGATCTCACGGGCTACGCTGGCGCTAGGCTGCTGGAGTCTCTCCTGGAGGCGTTGCTCGCCCTCCGGTTCCTCGAGGAGGGCTACACGCGCAACGCGGCAGGCAAGACATTCCAAGCCTGGAGGGCGCTGATAGCGGCTCTTCTCGCCCTGGAGAAGCCCAGGTTGGACAACCTGCTGAGGAGTGAGGATGAGAGAAGGTGGCTAGAGGAGGTCGGGATACCCAGGGTGCCCACGGCTAGGCTGAAGCCCCTCTCCAGGCTCCTCGAGCAACTAGGCTACAAGCACATCCGCTCCCTGACAGACACGGCGCTCAACCTCCATGACTACCAGTATCACGGGCCAGACCCCGGCATGACGCTCAGCAAGTACCCCGACGAGGAGGAAGCACGGCAAGACATACTCTACCTGGTAGAGACGCTCCTAGAGATAGTCGAGAGGGTGAAACCCAAGCTAGAAGAAGCCAGAGCATGGAGCCAGGAGCACGAACAAGCGTTAAGCCACCTAAGAGGAAAGCTACGAGCATCCTAG
- a CDS encoding thermonuclease family protein — MSILAVLALVVATPLFATAQRVDVIARLEYVVDGDTVRIVVVKACSERFSELVGFEGRLRLADVNAPEIDTPEGIKAKRALQALLAGHETLYIDVDDVYVFDKYGRIVGVLLIDHNETTLLNVNAWLLERGLAEPRDYPNEFRPTWPLYAPKTEALAECREEKETRTVTHTVTVTITVTRTTIRNIVETVTVERPGQTTTITETVTRFTTVTFTPRTIITAITTTVTLTMTIGEGAAGAGEPEPLPWLLLTLTAALIGYLLGKSRQH; from the coding sequence GTGTCTATACTCGCAGTTCTAGCGTTGGTTGTTGCTACTCCGCTGTTTGCAACCGCGCAGCGTGTAGATGTGATAGCGAGGCTGGAGTACGTGGTGGACGGCGACACTGTCAGGATTGTCGTGGTGAAAGCCTGCTCAGAGAGGTTCTCGGAGCTGGTGGGGTTCGAGGGGAGGCTTCGGCTTGCTGACGTGAACGCCCCGGAGATTGACACGCCGGAGGGCATCAAGGCTAAGCGTGCGCTTCAAGCGCTCCTCGCGGGCCACGAGACGCTCTATATAGACGTTGATGATGTGTACGTGTTTGACAAGTACGGGAGGATAGTTGGCGTGCTCCTCATAGACCATAACGAGACTACACTCCTAAACGTCAACGCGTGGCTACTGGAGCGGGGCCTAGCAGAGCCCCGCGACTACCCCAACGAGTTCCGCCCCACCTGGCCCCTCTATGCCCCCAAGACGGAGGCTCTAGCCGAGTGCAGGGAGGAGAAGGAGACTAGGACAGTCACGCATACCGTGACGGTCACAATCACCGTGACAAGAACAACAATCAGGAACATCGTGGAGACCGTGACCGTCGAGAGGCCGGGACAGACCACCACAATCACAGAGACAGTCACGAGGTTTACGACGGTAACCTTCACGCCCAGAACCATAATCACAGCCATAACTACAACAGTAACATTGACGATGACGATTGGAGAGGGTGCAGCGGGAGCCGGAGAACCCGAACCCCTACCCTGGCTACTCCTCACGCTAACAGCCGCACTGATAGGCTACCTCCTCGGCAAGAGCAGGCAGCACTAG
- a CDS encoding C-GCAxxG-C-C family protein: protein MVTRREFIKSFTFAILGGLAASSVAPTASAAGATGKGEAPPLPWPYVKLDPEETRKLGHLGYYAFECAGGAFWAIAVQLREKIGYPWTLLPIPSREEVLRAVNEGGHGHLACPMQYGYGGAVGWSTLCGSLNGSLFIINMVAENRDWDKIGKALMRWYETFPFPSDKMNEYVTRGEVYVKRERLKSSKWLPRSVSGSVLCHVSVSKWCVVSGYASGSKERAERCARLTGDVAAKTVELLNAYFEGRLEEVTKIKLSPTTVGCRVCHYKGKEYEIGQFTRGYMQCETCHHDLRPHAHTIVAFGQQPSSELQATPAKREFESLTRAAIGSTIAIGALTGVLAVARKRSK from the coding sequence ATGGTAACGAGGAGGGAGTTCATAAAGAGCTTCACGTTCGCGATCCTCGGTGGCCTGGCGGCTTCCAGCGTTGCGCCCACAGCTAGTGCTGCTGGCGCCACCGGTAAGGGGGAGGCGCCTCCACTCCCGTGGCCGTACGTCAAGCTCGACCCGGAGGAGACGAGGAAGCTTGGGCACCTCGGGTACTACGCCTTCGAGTGTGCGGGTGGAGCGTTCTGGGCTATAGCGGTCCAGCTCCGGGAGAAGATAGGCTACCCGTGGACCCTCCTACCCATACCGAGCCGCGAGGAGGTACTCAGGGCGGTCAACGAAGGTGGTCACGGGCACCTAGCTTGCCCGATGCAATACGGGTATGGCGGCGCGGTAGGCTGGTCTACGCTGTGCGGCTCGCTCAACGGCAGCCTCTTCATAATAAACATGGTTGCGGAGAACCGCGACTGGGACAAGATCGGAAAGGCGCTGATGAGGTGGTATGAGACCTTTCCCTTCCCAAGCGACAAGATGAACGAGTATGTCACCCGCGGCGAGGTTTACGTGAAGAGAGAGCGGTTGAAGAGCAGCAAGTGGCTCCCGAGGAGCGTGAGCGGCTCTGTCCTATGCCACGTGTCTGTTAGCAAATGGTGTGTGGTCTCCGGCTACGCGAGCGGCTCCAAGGAGAGGGCCGAGAGGTGCGCGAGGCTAACGGGCGACGTTGCCGCGAAAACCGTCGAGCTTCTCAACGCGTACTTCGAGGGTAGGCTCGAGGAGGTCACGAAGATCAAGCTGTCACCGACGACTGTGGGCTGCAGAGTCTGCCACTATAAGGGCAAGGAGTACGAGATAGGACAGTTCACGCGAGGCTATATGCAGTGCGAGACGTGCCATCACGATCTGCGACCGCACGCCCACACGATAGTCGCGTTCGGCCAGCAGCCTAGCAGCGAGCTGCAAGCGACGCCCGCCAAGAGGGAGTTCGAGAGCCTAACGAGAGCCGCGATAGGCTCCACCATCGCGATAGGCGCTCTGACTGGAGTCCTCGCTGTCGCCCGTAAGCGCAGCAAGTAA
- a CDS encoding universal stress protein, which translates to MYTCIVAGFDGSDAAKKAVEKAAMLAEKLGAKLVIVTVVPTPSILLGEFLLPEPVPSQQVLEAVREGLDKLAEDIRGRYNVEIETMVVEGDPAESLLDVAKGKGCSAIVVGRRGRGLAVKLLGSVTSKLVNIAKGIDVIVVEPEK; encoded by the coding sequence TTGTACACGTGTATAGTCGCGGGTTTCGACGGTAGCGACGCCGCGAAGAAGGCGGTTGAGAAGGCGGCAATGCTCGCGGAGAAGCTCGGCGCCAAGCTGGTCATAGTTACTGTGGTGCCCACGCCCTCCATCCTCCTCGGCGAGTTCCTCCTACCAGAGCCCGTACCCTCCCAGCAGGTACTCGAGGCGGTGCGGGAGGGTCTAGACAAGCTGGCCGAGGACATACGCGGAAGGTATAACGTCGAGATAGAGACCATGGTCGTCGAGGGCGACCCAGCCGAAAGCCTCCTCGACGTCGCGAAGGGCAAGGGTTGCAGCGCGATAGTCGTCGGTAGGAGGGGACGCGGCCTCGCAGTGAAACTCCTAGGCAGCGTCACCTCCAAGCTAGTCAACATAGCCAAGGGCATCGACGTAATCGTAGTCGAGCCTGAAAAGTAA
- a CDS encoding CBS domain-containing protein has protein sequence MTTRARDIMSTSLVTARPEEPVREVVKRMVEHSVGSVLIVDDEGRLAGIFTERDLARLVARGASLEEPVSKYMSRSPVTASPDEPLAKIATKMIEHWLRHIPVVDEQGRPLGVISIRDVLRVIASFESFP, from the coding sequence TTGACTACAAGAGCACGCGACATTATGTCCACAAGCCTCGTGACCGCTAGACCAGAGGAGCCCGTACGCGAGGTTGTCAAGAGGATGGTGGAGCATAGCGTGGGTAGCGTGCTCATAGTGGATGATGAGGGTAGGCTAGCCGGGATATTCACCGAGCGCGACCTAGCCAGGCTAGTTGCACGCGGCGCCAGCCTCGAGGAGCCCGTGAGCAAGTACATGTCGAGGAGCCCAGTCACAGCTTCACCCGACGAGCCCCTCGCCAAGATAGCCACCAAGATGATAGAGCATTGGCTCCGTCACATACCGGTGGTCGACGAGCAGGGTAGGCCCCTAGGAGTGATAAGCATACGTGACGTACTACGCGTAATAGCCTCGTTCGAGTCCTTCCCCTAA
- a CDS encoding ATP-binding protein produces the protein MFLDRRVELNMLESEWASGRFSLVVVYGRRRVGKTALLRRFMRGKRGVYYVAAELPADDLYSEFAAAVGEQLGIYVPIDLVEALERLAALHERLVVVLDEFQYMVEADPSLPSRLQRSIDSVLSESKLMLILCGSAVSFFEKKLLGYRAPLFGRRSRVIRLRPMRLIEAHGFYRDASDPLEELAMYSVLGGTPAYASHARGARSLEELLERVLEPGHPLLTEPLDLLRQELREPRTYLSLLRAVAEGRVTPSEAAQAAGVDPRTVHHYISTLEQLDILERRTPLGSKRGSRLYIRDPFFRYWFTVTPRVQSLVEAGYTARAVEIASRLVRERLLGPILQQVVEELLPELHVAGVIPTPPVEHGPWWKKDMEIDMVVRDPGSSTTFIEVKLSIDSRDAARLLERLERLATYTGLQSPVNHYLVVAGRVEGQEEPVRHLDSHHAVVDFTLLWPQLVKEAESLWSEA, from the coding sequence TTGTTCCTCGATAGGCGCGTCGAGCTTAACATGCTAGAGTCGGAGTGGGCCTCTGGTCGTTTCTCTCTCGTGGTAGTCTATGGTAGGAGGAGGGTTGGGAAGACGGCCCTACTCCGCCGCTTCATGAGGGGCAAGCGTGGTGTCTACTACGTGGCTGCCGAGCTTCCCGCGGATGACCTCTACTCCGAGTTCGCCGCTGCTGTTGGCGAGCAGCTTGGGATCTATGTGCCTATTGACCTCGTGGAGGCGTTGGAGAGGCTAGCCGCTCTACACGAGAGGCTTGTTGTTGTCCTCGACGAGTTCCAGTATATGGTTGAGGCTGACCCTAGCCTACCCTCGAGGCTACAGAGGAGCATAGACAGTGTGCTATCCGAGTCTAAGCTGATGCTCATCCTCTGTGGCTCAGCCGTCTCGTTCTTCGAGAAAAAGCTGCTAGGATATCGGGCGCCTCTCTTCGGGCGCAGGAGTAGGGTTATCCGTCTACGCCCGATGAGGCTTATCGAAGCTCACGGCTTCTACCGTGATGCGAGCGATCCTCTAGAGGAGCTCGCAATGTACTCGGTGCTCGGGGGCACACCGGCTTACGCATCCCACGCGCGCGGCGCCCGGAGCCTAGAGGAGCTACTAGAGCGGGTGCTCGAGCCGGGCCACCCGCTGCTTACCGAACCCCTCGACCTTCTACGCCAGGAGCTTAGAGAGCCGCGCACATACCTCTCACTCCTACGAGCTGTCGCGGAGGGCCGCGTAACGCCAAGCGAGGCTGCGCAGGCAGCCGGGGTTGACCCGAGGACGGTGCACCACTACATCTCTACCCTAGAGCAACTGGATATACTGGAGAGGAGAACGCCCCTAGGCTCAAAGAGAGGATCGAGACTCTACATTCGCGACCCCTTCTTCCGCTACTGGTTCACCGTGACACCCCGCGTGCAGAGCCTCGTAGAGGCTGGTTACACAGCAAGAGCGGTAGAGATAGCATCTAGGCTCGTGAGGGAGAGGCTGCTAGGCCCTATACTCCAGCAAGTTGTTGAGGAGCTGCTTCCAGAGCTACACGTGGCCGGGGTTATACCAACGCCCCCGGTTGAACACGGGCCGTGGTGGAAGAAAGACATGGAGATAGACATGGTTGTGCGTGACCCGGGGTCATCCACGACATTCATCGAGGTGAAGCTAAGCATAGACTCTAGGGATGCAGCCCGGCTCCTCGAGAGGCTGGAGAGGCTGGCGACGTACACGGGCCTCCAGTCACCCGTGAACCACTATCTGGTCGTGGCGGGGAGGGTAGAGGGTCAAGAAGAGCCCGTGAGACATCTGGATAGTCACCACGCTGTGGTGGACTTCACTCTACTCTGGCCGCAGCTCGTTAAAGAGGCTGAGAGCCTTTGGAGCGAAGCCTAG